The Deinococcus aquaedulcis genome contains a region encoding:
- a CDS encoding glycosyltransferase, which translates to MKRPLPLGPQLALAFLTFKGINLLLNALTFPRLRTPPACEALPMVSLLIPARDEAHNLRRHLPGIVAQAAHEVLILDDGSTDETAEVAAACGLRVIRGAPLPPGWKGKSWACHQLAAQASGEILLFLDADVVLHGGAARALAAHLQQHRSGLVSVLPRPQGLNLGTRLLAPLVDVMVLTWLAYPLQWLRWPQASTANAQGMAFRREAYWAAGGHHAVRDEMLEGTALARRVRAAGWPVSKALGKEHVGIRAYRSYAASVHGFSKHALHVHLGSRPLLVALGALHFLVYTLPWIRRPRHPLLWAVRLAGPAERLLVNWLTGRRQLPDLLEALLVPVTFLAALPAYRLALGRQVTWKNRTYTNAAHKHNDEA; encoded by the coding sequence ATGAAACGACCCCTACCTCTGGGGCCCCAACTGGCTCTGGCGTTCCTGACATTCAAAGGGATCAACCTGCTCCTCAACGCCCTGACCTTTCCCCGCCTGCGCACGCCTCCGGCGTGTGAAGCCCTGCCTATGGTGTCCCTCCTGATTCCAGCGCGCGATGAGGCCCACAACCTGCGGCGTCACCTGCCCGGCATCGTGGCGCAAGCGGCCCATGAAGTCCTGATCCTGGACGACGGCAGCACCGACGAAACCGCCGAGGTCGCCGCCGCGTGTGGCCTGCGGGTGATTCGGGGTGCCCCGCTGCCCCCAGGCTGGAAGGGCAAAAGCTGGGCCTGTCATCAGCTGGCGGCGCAGGCCAGTGGCGAGATCCTGCTGTTTCTCGATGCCGATGTTGTTCTGCATGGCGGGGCCGCTAGGGCGCTGGCCGCGCACTTGCAGCAGCACCGTTCCGGCCTGGTGAGTGTGCTGCCCCGGCCTCAAGGCCTGAATCTGGGCACCCGTCTCCTGGCCCCGCTGGTGGACGTGATGGTGTTGACCTGGCTGGCGTACCCGCTGCAGTGGCTGCGCTGGCCACAGGCGAGTACGGCCAACGCCCAGGGGATGGCCTTCCGGCGCGAAGCGTACTGGGCCGCCGGAGGGCATCACGCCGTCCGCGACGAGATGCTGGAGGGCACTGCGCTGGCCCGCCGGGTCCGCGCAGCCGGCTGGCCTGTCAGCAAGGCACTGGGCAAGGAGCATGTGGGCATCCGTGCGTACCGCAGCTACGCGGCATCGGTCCACGGCTTCAGTAAACACGCTCTGCATGTTCATCTCGGCTCCCGCCCCTTGCTCGTGGCGCTGGGCGCCCTGCATTTCCTGGTGTATACCCTGCCGTGGATACGCCGCCCCCGTCATCCCCTGCTGTGGGCTGTGCGGCTCGCCGGGCCTGCAGAACGGCTTCTGGTCAATTGGCTCACCGGTCGGCGCCAGTTGCCTGATCTGCTTGAAGCCCTGCTCGTCCCGGTCACGTTCCTGGCGGCGCTCCCCGCCTACCGACTTGCTCTGGGGCGGCAGGTGACCTGGAAGAACCGCACTTATACCAACGCGGCCCACAAGCACAACGACGAGGCGTGA